One genomic region from Streptomyces venezuelae encodes:
- a CDS encoding rodlin: MKKLLATAAVAASVLGATAAGAGQALAIADDGGTTSLSGNGAHQEFGNSATYGNMSPQFALVQGSLNKPCVGLPAKVNAGSLIGLIPIAVQDVNVLSSPQNQQCTENSTQAKGDEPLSHILSDIPVLSGNGAGNS, from the coding sequence ATGAAGAAGCTCTTGGCTACGGCTGCTGTGGCCGCGTCGGTCCTCGGCGCGACGGCGGCGGGCGCCGGACAGGCGCTCGCGATCGCCGACGACGGTGGCACCACCTCGCTCAGCGGCAACGGTGCCCACCAGGAGTTCGGCAACTCCGCCACGTACGGCAACATGAGCCCGCAGTTCGCGCTCGTCCAGGGCTCCCTGAACAAGCCGTGTGTCGGCCTGCCGGCCAAGGTCAACGCCGGTTCGCTGATCGGTCTCATCCCGATCGCGGTCCAGGACGTCAACGTCCTGTCCTCCCCGCAGAACCAGCAGTGCACCGAGAACTCCACCCAGGCCAAGGGTGACGAGCCGCTGTCGCACATCCTCAGCGACATCCCGGTCCTCTCGGGCAACGGCGCCGGCAACAGCTGA
- a CDS encoding chaplin — protein sequence MNCKKVAAVVAGIVMAMGAASPAIADAGAHGVAIGSPGVLSGNVVQVPIHIPINLCGNSVNVIGALNPAGFNTCINA from the coding sequence ATGAACTGCAAGAAGGTCGCGGCCGTCGTCGCCGGAATCGTCATGGCCATGGGTGCGGCGTCGCCCGCCATCGCGGACGCGGGCGCGCACGGTGTGGCCATCGGCTCGCCGGGCGTTCTGTCGGGCAACGTCGTCCAGGTCCCGATCCACATCCCGATCAACCTCTGCGGCAACAGCGTGAACGTCATCGGCGCGCTGAACCCGGCCGGGTTCAACACCTGCATCAACGCCTGA
- a CDS encoding rodlin translates to MIKKVMATAAAAVSIVGATAAVASPALAIANDGGTTSLSGNGAHQEYGNSATYGNMSPQFALVQGSLNKPCIGLPAKVNAGSLIGAIPIAVQDINVLSSPQNQQCTENSTQAKGDEALSHILDDIPILSGNGVGNN, encoded by the coding sequence GTGATCAAGAAGGTTATGGCCACTGCGGCCGCAGCCGTCTCCATCGTCGGCGCCACCGCCGCCGTGGCCTCCCCCGCCCTCGCCATCGCCAACGACGGCGGCACCACGTCGCTGTCGGGCAACGGTGCGCACCAGGAGTACGGAAACTCCGCCACGTACGGCAACATGAGCCCGCAGTTCGCGCTCGTCCAGGGCTCCCTGAACAAGCCCTGCATCGGCCTGCCGGCCAAGGTCAACGCCGGTTCGCTCATCGGCGCCATCCCGATCGCCGTCCAGGACATCAACGTCCTGTCGTCCCCGCAGAACCAGCAGTGCACCGAGAACTCCACCCAGGCCAAGGGTGACGAGGCCCTGTCGCACATCCTGGACGACATCCCGATCCTCTCGGGCAACGGCGTCGGCAACAACTGA
- a CDS encoding DUF4307 domain-containing protein, translating into MSAVREQLPEGRYGRSADERADRKLKVTGAVLGVLFLGMMGWFGWHYVVDSKISAEMIKFDVVSPTEVQLHLEVRKDEGVKGVCTLRSRSEDGAEVARKDVRIDDPAARVDEVFTLRTTALATSAELVGCTAR; encoded by the coding sequence ATGAGCGCGGTGCGAGAGCAGCTGCCCGAAGGGCGCTACGGGCGCTCCGCGGACGAGCGGGCGGACCGCAAGCTCAAGGTGACCGGCGCCGTGCTCGGCGTCCTCTTCCTCGGCATGATGGGCTGGTTCGGCTGGCACTACGTCGTCGACAGCAAGATCAGCGCCGAGATGATCAAGTTCGACGTGGTGAGCCCCACCGAGGTGCAGCTGCACCTGGAGGTCCGCAAGGACGAGGGCGTCAAGGGCGTCTGCACGCTGCGGTCGCGCTCCGAGGACGGTGCCGAGGTCGCCCGCAAGGATGTGCGGATCGACGACCCCGCCGCCCGTGTCGACGAGGTCTTCACGCTCCGTACGACCGCGCTCGCGACGAGTGCCGAGCTCGTGGGGTGTACGGCGCGGTAG
- a CDS encoding thioredoxin domain-containing protein, protein MPNRLAHETSPYLLQHADNPVDWWPWSAEAFEEARRRDVPVLLSVGYSSCHWCHVMAHESFEDDATAALVNDHFVAVKVDREERPDVDAVYMEAVQAATGQGGWPMTVFLTPDAAPFYFGTYFPPEPRHGMPSFPDVLEGVRDAWADRRDEVGEVADRIVKDLAGRSLAYGGDGVPGQEELAQALLGLVREYDATRGGFGGAPKFPPSMALEFLLRHHARTGSEGALQMAADTCEAMARGGIYDQLGGGFARYAVDRAWVVPHFEKMLYDNALLCRVYAHLWRATGSDLARRVALETADFMVRELRTPEGGFASALDADSDDGTGKHVEGAYYAWTPEQLTAVLGAEDAAVAAAHYGVTEDGTFEHGSSVLQLPQDSGVADADRIASIAARLLAAREERERPGRDDKVVAAWNGLAIAALAETGALLGRPDLIERATEAADLLVRVHMDEAARLTRTSKDGRAGTNDGVLEDYADVAEGFLALAAVTGEGAWLDFAGFLLDLVIDRFTGEGGALYDTAHDAETLIRRPQDPTDNAAPSGWTAAAGALLSYAAHTGSEAHRAAAEGALGVVKALGPRAPRFIGWGLAVAEALLDGPREIAVVGAPGDEAFQELRRTALLANAPGAVLATGAPDSEEFPLLKDRPLVAGGPAAYVCRHFVCEAPVTDPAELAGKL, encoded by the coding sequence ATGCCGAACCGACTGGCCCATGAGACCTCCCCGTACCTCCTGCAGCACGCCGACAACCCGGTCGACTGGTGGCCCTGGTCGGCCGAGGCCTTCGAGGAGGCCCGCCGCCGCGACGTCCCCGTGCTCCTGAGCGTCGGCTACAGCTCCTGCCACTGGTGCCACGTGATGGCCCACGAGTCCTTCGAGGACGACGCCACCGCGGCCCTGGTCAACGACCACTTCGTCGCCGTCAAGGTCGACCGCGAGGAGCGCCCCGACGTCGACGCCGTCTACATGGAGGCCGTGCAGGCCGCCACCGGCCAGGGCGGCTGGCCCATGACGGTCTTCCTCACCCCGGACGCCGCCCCCTTCTACTTCGGCACGTACTTCCCGCCGGAGCCCCGCCACGGCATGCCCTCCTTCCCCGACGTCCTGGAAGGCGTCCGCGACGCCTGGGCCGACCGGCGCGACGAGGTCGGCGAGGTCGCCGACCGCATCGTCAAGGACCTCGCGGGCCGCTCCCTCGCCTACGGCGGTGACGGCGTCCCCGGCCAGGAGGAACTCGCGCAGGCCCTCCTCGGCCTCGTCCGCGAGTACGACGCCACCCGCGGCGGCTTCGGCGGCGCCCCCAAGTTCCCGCCGTCGATGGCCCTGGAGTTCCTGCTCCGCCACCACGCCCGTACGGGCTCCGAGGGCGCCCTCCAGATGGCCGCCGACACCTGCGAGGCCATGGCCCGCGGCGGCATCTACGACCAGCTCGGCGGCGGCTTCGCCCGCTACGCCGTCGACCGGGCGTGGGTTGTGCCCCATTTTGAGAAAATGCTCTACGACAATGCGCTTCTGTGCCGGGTGTACGCCCACCTCTGGCGGGCCACCGGCAGCGACCTGGCCCGCCGGGTCGCGCTGGAGACCGCCGACTTCATGGTCCGCGAGCTCCGCACCCCCGAGGGCGGCTTCGCCTCCGCCCTCGACGCGGACTCCGACGACGGGACCGGCAAGCACGTGGAGGGCGCCTACTACGCCTGGACGCCGGAGCAGCTGACCGCCGTCCTCGGCGCGGAGGACGCCGCCGTCGCCGCCGCCCACTACGGCGTCACCGAGGACGGCACCTTCGAGCACGGCAGCTCCGTCCTCCAGCTCCCGCAGGACTCCGGAGTCGCCGACGCCGACCGGATCGCCTCGATCGCGGCCCGCCTCCTCGCCGCCCGCGAGGAGCGCGAGCGCCCCGGCCGCGACGACAAGGTCGTCGCCGCCTGGAACGGCCTCGCCATCGCCGCCCTCGCCGAGACCGGGGCGCTCCTCGGCCGCCCCGACCTGATCGAGCGCGCCACCGAGGCCGCCGACCTGCTCGTCCGCGTCCACATGGACGAGGCCGCCCGGCTCACCCGCACCTCGAAGGACGGCCGGGCCGGCACCAACGACGGGGTCCTGGAGGACTACGCCGACGTCGCCGAGGGCTTCCTCGCCCTCGCCGCCGTCACCGGCGAGGGCGCCTGGCTCGACTTCGCCGGCTTCCTCCTGGACCTCGTCATCGACCGCTTCACCGGCGAGGGCGGTGCGCTGTACGACACCGCCCACGACGCGGAGACCCTCATCCGCCGCCCGCAGGACCCCACGGACAACGCCGCCCCCTCAGGGTGGACCGCCGCCGCCGGAGCGCTCCTCTCGTACGCCGCCCACACCGGCTCCGAGGCCCACCGGGCCGCCGCCGAGGGAGCCCTCGGTGTCGTCAAGGCCCTCGGCCCGCGTGCGCCCCGCTTCATCGGCTGGGGCCTGGCCGTCGCCGAGGCCCTCCTCGACGGGCCCCGCGAGATCGCCGTCGTGGGCGCCCCCGGCGACGAGGCCTTCCAGGAGCTGCGCCGTACCGCGCTCCTGGCCAACGCCCCCGGCGCGGTGCTCGCGACCGGCGCCCCGGACAGCGAGGAGTTCCCGCTCCTGAAGGACCGGCCGCTGGTGGCCGGCGGGCCCGCCGCGTACGTCTGCCGTCACTTCGTGTGCGAGGCCCCCGTCACCGACCCGGCCGAGCTCGCCGGGAAGCTGTGA
- a CDS encoding rodlin, whose product MIKKIMAAAAVTASVVGASAAAASPALAIANDGGTTSLSGNGAHQSFGNSKTAGHMSPQFSAVQGSLNKLCLGVPVKGNVGALAGLIPVAVQDINVLSSPQNQQCAENSTQAKGDEPLSHILEDIPVLSGNGAYNG is encoded by the coding sequence GTGATCAAGAAGATTATGGCGGCTGCGGCTGTGACGGCCTCTGTTGTCGGCGCTTCCGCCGCGGCGGCCTCCCCGGCGCTCGCCATCGCCAACGACGGGGGCACCACCTCGCTCAGCGGCAACGGCGCCCACCAGTCCTTCGGCAACTCGAAGACCGCCGGTCACATGAGCCCGCAGTTCTCGGCAGTCCAGGGCTCGCTGAACAAGCTGTGCCTCGGCGTCCCGGTCAAGGGCAACGTGGGCGCGCTCGCCGGCCTCATCCCGGTCGCGGTCCAGGACATCAACGTCCTGTCCTCCCCGCAGAACCAGCAGTGCGCGGAGAACTCCACCCAGGCCAAGGGTGACGAGCCGCTGTCGCACATCCTGGAGGACATCCCGGTCCTCTCCGGGAACGGCGCCTACAACGGCTGA
- the mca gene encoding mycothiol conjugate amidase Mca, protein MTDQLRLMAVHAHPDDESSKGAATMAKYVSEGVDVIVVTCTGGERGSVLNPQLQGDPYIEANIHEVRRKEMDEAREILGVSQEWLGFVDSGLPEGDPLPPLPEGCFALEDVDTAAGALVRKIRAFRPQVITTYDENGGYPHPDHIMTHKITMVAFDGATDAVKYPEDEFGPVWQPLKLYYNQGFNRPRTVALHEALIARGLESPYGEWLERWTEFERKERTLTTFVPCADFFETRDKALIAHRTQIDPDGGWFRVPMEIQKEVWPTEEYELSKALVPTSLPEEDLFAGIRDNA, encoded by the coding sequence TTGACTGACCAGCTGCGACTGATGGCCGTTCACGCCCACCCCGACGACGAGTCGAGCAAGGGTGCGGCCACGATGGCCAAGTACGTGTCCGAGGGGGTGGACGTCATCGTGGTGACGTGCACGGGCGGCGAGCGCGGCTCGGTCCTCAACCCCCAGCTCCAGGGTGACCCCTACATCGAGGCGAACATCCACGAGGTCCGCCGCAAGGAGATGGACGAGGCCCGCGAGATCCTCGGCGTCTCCCAGGAGTGGCTGGGATTCGTCGACTCGGGTCTCCCCGAGGGCGACCCGCTGCCCCCGCTCCCCGAGGGCTGCTTCGCCCTTGAGGACGTCGACACGGCGGCCGGCGCGCTGGTCCGCAAGATCCGCGCGTTCCGCCCGCAGGTCATCACGACCTACGACGAGAACGGCGGCTACCCGCACCCCGACCACATCATGACCCACAAGATCACGATGGTGGCCTTCGACGGCGCGACCGACGCCGTGAAGTACCCGGAGGACGAGTTCGGCCCGGTCTGGCAGCCGCTGAAGCTCTACTACAACCAGGGCTTCAACCGTCCCCGTACGGTCGCGCTGCACGAGGCACTGATCGCCCGGGGCCTGGAGTCCCCGTACGGCGAGTGGCTGGAGCGCTGGACCGAGTTCGAGCGCAAGGAGCGGACGCTGACCACGTTCGTGCCCTGCGCCGACTTCTTCGAGACCCGCGACAAGGCCCTGATCGCCCACCGCACCCAGATCGACCCTGACGGCGGCTGGTTCCGGGTCCCGATGGAGATCCAGAAGGAGGTCTGGCCGACGGAGGAGTACGAGCTCAGCAAGGCGCTGGTGCCGACTTCCCTCCCCGAGGAAGATCTCTTCGCGGGCATCCGCGACAATGCCTGA
- a CDS encoding LCP family protein encodes MNFPRLKGSRRLLLAPAALVALAALVPGALAAAPTDLPAPEQGLNLLVVGIDTRKGVTEEEKERFRLGGQACDCTDVMMLVHVSAANDRIDVVGLPRDSLTSFPADHRDRRTGKVHAAHQAKINSAWAEGGSSFTVETVESMTGLPVHRYLEIDFRRFMDTVDRVDGGVAICTAEPLKDPSTGLDLQPGTKRVGGGEALQYVRSRKADGQMDFGRIQKQQKFVVNTLERLREGMLDDPEQLMALAATLRGTAAAEQAISPEELLELAGRLRELPPDRMAFATVPVRGFNPNIAGVGSTLAWDAEGAAKVFGRLREDLPLPAAEEVAPSTIPVGTYRPAEGSSLICP; translated from the coding sequence ATGAATTTCCCGCGCCTGAAGGGGTCACGGAGGCTGCTGCTCGCCCCCGCGGCTCTCGTCGCCCTGGCCGCCCTCGTCCCCGGCGCCCTCGCCGCGGCCCCCACCGATCTGCCCGCGCCGGAGCAGGGGTTGAACCTCCTGGTGGTCGGCATCGACACCCGCAAGGGCGTCACCGAGGAGGAGAAGGAGCGCTTCCGGCTCGGCGGGCAGGCGTGCGACTGCACGGACGTGATGATGCTGGTGCACGTGTCGGCGGCCAACGACCGGATCGACGTGGTGGGTCTGCCGCGCGACTCGCTCACCTCCTTCCCCGCCGACCACCGCGACCGGCGGACCGGGAAGGTGCACGCCGCGCATCAGGCGAAGATCAACAGCGCCTGGGCGGAGGGCGGTTCCTCCTTCACGGTGGAGACCGTCGAGTCGATGACCGGGCTCCCCGTCCACCGGTACCTGGAGATCGACTTCCGTCGCTTCATGGACACCGTCGACCGCGTCGACGGCGGGGTCGCCATCTGTACGGCGGAGCCGCTCAAGGACCCCTCCACCGGCCTCGACCTCCAGCCCGGGACCAAGCGCGTCGGGGGCGGTGAGGCGCTCCAGTACGTCCGCTCGCGGAAGGCGGACGGGCAGATGGACTTCGGCCGGATCCAGAAGCAGCAGAAGTTCGTCGTCAACACCCTGGAGCGGCTCCGCGAGGGGATGCTCGACGACCCGGAGCAGCTGATGGCCCTCGCCGCGACGCTGCGCGGGACCGCCGCGGCCGAGCAGGCGATCTCGCCGGAGGAGCTGCTGGAGCTCGCCGGCCGGCTGCGGGAACTGCCCCCGGACCGCATGGCGTTCGCGACCGTGCCCGTACGGGGCTTCAACCCGAACATCGCGGGTGTCGGGTCCACGCTCGCCTGGGACGCGGAAGGCGCCGCGAAGGTCTTCGGGCGGCTGCGCGAGGACCTGCCGCTGCCGGCCGCGGAGGAGGTCGCGCCCAGCACGATCCCGGTGGGCACGTACCGGCCCGCCGAGGGGTCCTCGCTCATCTGCCCGTAG
- a CDS encoding SidA/IucD/PvdA family monooxygenase has translation MYDLVVVGAGPYGLSVAAHAAAHGITLRTFGRSMESWHAMPPGMFLKSEPWASHLSDPEGAYGLDAYAATRGVRAEHGEPLPVGFFASYGDWFARQAVPALDERMIASVAPAPEGFELRTEDGESLRTRTVALAVGVLPFMEIPGPLRGLPRRYVTHSSHHGELDRFAGRDVTVVGAGQAALETAALLTEQGAASVRIVARTDRLNWNTPPPALDRGPWRSARAPHTGLGCGWRNKLYADTPGIFRRLPAATRERIFDSALGPAGAWWLRERFAAVGDVRLGQRITSATVTGDERLRLDIAGPAGTTVLETDHVVTATGFTPSLERAGMLDPALRGALRTVGAVGAPEVGGLFESSWPGLFLAGLLTAPSYGPSMRFVFGAEYTAGRLVKGVRQRLRAGARGGAVGRPRAGAKATVGA, from the coding sequence ATGTACGACCTGGTGGTCGTCGGGGCCGGTCCCTACGGTCTGTCCGTGGCCGCGCACGCGGCGGCCCACGGGATCACGCTGCGGACCTTCGGCCGCTCGATGGAGTCCTGGCACGCCATGCCCCCGGGCATGTTCCTGAAGTCGGAGCCCTGGGCCTCGCACCTCTCCGACCCCGAGGGGGCGTACGGACTCGACGCGTACGCCGCGACGCGGGGCGTCCGCGCCGAGCACGGCGAACCGCTTCCGGTCGGCTTCTTCGCCTCGTACGGCGACTGGTTCGCCCGCCAGGCCGTGCCCGCCCTCGACGAGCGGATGATCGCCTCGGTCGCCCCCGCCCCCGAGGGCTTCGAGCTGCGCACGGAGGACGGTGAGTCGCTCCGTACGCGGACGGTGGCCCTCGCCGTCGGGGTGCTGCCCTTCATGGAGATCCCCGGACCGCTGCGCGGCCTCCCCCGCCGGTACGTCACCCACTCCAGCCACCACGGCGAGCTCGACCGGTTCGCCGGGCGGGACGTGACCGTGGTGGGCGCCGGCCAGGCGGCCCTGGAGACGGCCGCGCTCCTCACCGAGCAGGGCGCCGCGAGCGTCCGGATCGTCGCCCGCACGGACCGGCTGAACTGGAACACCCCTCCCCCGGCCCTCGACCGCGGGCCATGGCGCTCGGCGCGCGCCCCGCACACGGGCCTCGGCTGCGGCTGGCGCAACAAGCTCTACGCGGACACGCCGGGGATCTTCCGGCGGCTGCCGGCAGCCACCCGCGAGCGGATCTTCGACTCGGCTCTCGGCCCGGCGGGCGCGTGGTGGCTGCGCGAGCGGTTCGCGGCGGTCGGGGACGTACGGCTCGGGCAGCGGATCACGTCGGCGACGGTCACCGGGGACGAGCGGCTCCGGCTCGACATCGCGGGACCCGCGGGGACGACGGTCCTGGAGACCGACCATGTCGTCACCGCGACCGGTTTCACCCCGAGCCTGGAGCGGGCGGGGATGCTCGACCCGGCGCTGCGCGGAGCGCTGCGGACGGTCGGCGCGGTCGGCGCCCCGGAGGTCGGAGGCCTCTTCGAGTCCTCGTGGCCGGGTCTCTTCCTCGCCGGGCTGCTCACGGCTCCGTCGTACGGGCCGTCGATGCGGTTCGTGTTCGGCGCCGAGTACACGGCGGGCCGGCTGGTGAAGGGAGTCCGGCAGCGGCTGCGGGCGGGCGCCCGGGGCGGGGCGGTGGGCCGGCCCCGGGCGGGTGCGAAGGCCACCGTCGGGGCATAG